A genomic segment from Streptosporangium roseum DSM 43021 encodes:
- a CDS encoding RtcB family protein yields MPQQVAPGLLSWASDIEPGTVEQAARAARLPFVPSHVALMPDAHVGMGATVGSVIPTQGAIIPSAVGVDIGCGMVATETDLTAADLPGGLAVLMPLVEQRIPAGVGKGHDDPRVDAFLGQVGTPHTSLTGKQESTTISQFGTLGSGNHFVEVCLDERDHVWTVLHSGSRGIGNQLAQRHIGEAKKLMKQYFITLEDPDLAYLVQGTPQFTAYIEDMLWAQRYAMASRARMAEVLVASLFEIVGHGSALRTINAHHNFTQQERHHGRDVWITRKGAIKAAGGDEGIIPGSMGTRSYIVTGLGNPASYNSCSHGAGRRMSRTEARKKLTAASLTEAMDGRTWNADRAEALVDEHPEAYKSIDQVMADQRDLVTVQHTLRQIFNYKG; encoded by the coding sequence ATGCCCCAGCAGGTAGCACCCGGCCTCCTCTCGTGGGCCAGCGACATCGAGCCCGGTACGGTCGAACAGGCCGCCCGCGCCGCCCGCCTGCCCTTCGTCCCGAGTCATGTCGCGCTGATGCCCGACGCGCACGTCGGCATGGGCGCCACGGTCGGCTCCGTCATCCCCACCCAGGGCGCGATCATCCCCTCGGCCGTGGGAGTCGACATCGGCTGCGGCATGGTCGCCACCGAGACCGACCTGACCGCCGCGGACCTGCCCGGCGGCCTGGCCGTGCTGATGCCGCTCGTCGAGCAGCGCATCCCGGCCGGCGTCGGCAAGGGGCACGACGACCCCCGCGTGGACGCCTTCCTCGGCCAGGTCGGGACGCCGCACACCTCCCTGACCGGCAAGCAGGAGAGCACGACCATCTCCCAGTTCGGCACGCTCGGCTCCGGCAACCACTTCGTCGAGGTGTGCCTCGACGAGCGCGACCACGTCTGGACCGTCCTGCACTCGGGATCGCGGGGCATCGGCAACCAGCTCGCGCAGCGGCACATCGGCGAGGCCAAGAAGCTGATGAAGCAGTACTTCATCACCCTCGAAGACCCCGACCTGGCCTACCTCGTTCAGGGCACCCCGCAGTTCACCGCCTACATCGAGGACATGCTGTGGGCCCAGCGGTACGCCATGGCCTCGCGCGCCCGCATGGCCGAGGTCCTCGTGGCGTCGCTGTTCGAGATCGTCGGACACGGCTCCGCGCTCCGGACGATCAACGCCCACCACAACTTCACCCAGCAGGAACGCCACCACGGCCGTGATGTGTGGATCACCCGCAAGGGAGCCATCAAGGCCGCCGGAGGCGACGAGGGGATCATCCCGGGGTCGATGGGCACCCGCTCCTACATCGTGACCGGCCTGGGCAACCCGGCCTCCTACAACTCCTGCTCCCACGGAGCCGGCCGTCGCATGTCCCGTACCGAGGCCCGCAAGAAGCTCACCGCCGCCAGCCTCACCGAGGCCATGGACGGCCGGACGTGGAACGCCGACCGCGCGGAAGCCCTGGTCGACGAGCACCCCGAGGCCTACAAGTCGATAGATCAGGTGATGGCGGATCAGCGCGACCTCGTCACCGTGCAGCACACGCTGCGGCAGATCTTCAACTACAAGGGGTGA
- a CDS encoding zinc-binding dehydrogenase has translation MRAVVLHVFGPAENLRYETVPDPVPGPGEVRVSVRAAGVHQIETAMREGLEIGPPLPELPAIFGGEVAGVVEAVGPDVDEAWIGAEVVTAQGRPGGYAELAVAGVSSLHRIPAGLGYEAAVTMVVTGTTTVGLLDIADLTSDDVVLITSAAGGIGRLVVQFAHRLGATVIGAAGGPAKTAAVRELGADIAVDYNLPDWADTVRDTLGGRGLTVVLDGVEGDKGRAAFGLLAEGGRYITIGAASREEFRPDETELKERGVRFTDALMLLLEGQDGSADAARALAAAADGILLPAFQSFPLSQTAAAHAALESRATTGKVVLVPDAHR, from the coding sequence ATGCGCGCCGTCGTACTGCACGTGTTCGGGCCCGCCGAGAACCTCCGCTATGAGACCGTGCCCGATCCCGTACCGGGGCCGGGCGAGGTCCGCGTCTCGGTGAGGGCCGCGGGAGTCCACCAGATCGAGACAGCGATGCGGGAAGGGCTGGAGATCGGTCCGCCGCTTCCCGAACTCCCGGCGATCTTCGGGGGAGAGGTGGCCGGCGTCGTCGAGGCGGTCGGGCCGGACGTGGACGAGGCCTGGATCGGCGCCGAGGTGGTGACCGCGCAGGGCAGGCCGGGAGGCTACGCCGAGCTCGCCGTCGCCGGAGTCTCGTCCCTGCACCGGATTCCGGCCGGGCTGGGGTACGAGGCCGCCGTCACCATGGTCGTCACCGGCACCACCACCGTCGGCCTGCTCGACATCGCCGATCTCACCTCCGACGACGTGGTCCTGATCACCTCCGCGGCCGGTGGCATCGGCCGCCTGGTCGTCCAGTTCGCCCACCGCCTCGGCGCCACGGTCATCGGCGCGGCGGGCGGACCGGCGAAGACGGCGGCCGTGCGAGAGCTCGGAGCCGACATCGCCGTCGACTACAACCTGCCGGACTGGGCGGACACCGTCCGCGACACCCTGGGCGGTCGCGGCCTCACGGTCGTTCTGGACGGTGTCGAGGGTGACAAGGGGCGCGCCGCCTTCGGGCTGCTGGCCGAGGGAGGGCGCTACATCACCATCGGCGCGGCCTCGCGGGAGGAGTTCCGTCCCGATGAGACGGAGCTGAAGGAGCGCGGCGTGCGCTTCACCGACGCGCTGATGCTGCTGCTGGAGGGTCAGGACGGATCCGCCGACGCGGCTCGCGCACTCGCGGCGGCCGCCGACGGGATTCTGCTGCCCGCCTTTCAGAGCTTCCCCCTGTCGCAGACGGCCGCGGCGCACGCCGCCCTGGAGTCGCGGGCGACGACGGGCAAGGTCGTCCTCGTCCCCGACGCCCACCGGTGA
- a CDS encoding helix-turn-helix domain-containing protein: MNTFELLGHPVRLRVVHAMRGGRTLTTSQLCARIPDVSKATVYRHVDLLAAGGVLEVADEQRVRGAVERRYRLRQDRASIDPDTIESASLDDHRHAFAAAAASLLAEFNAYLDRDHADPAADLVGYRQHAVWLSRAELLEMIGELRGAIAPRLANQSTPDRAQYLLSPILFPIEEPSPAPDAG; this comes from the coding sequence GTGAACACGTTCGAGCTTCTGGGGCACCCGGTACGGCTACGCGTTGTGCACGCGATGCGCGGAGGGCGGACGCTGACGACCTCCCAGCTGTGCGCCCGCATTCCCGACGTCTCGAAGGCCACCGTCTACCGGCACGTCGACTTGCTCGCCGCCGGGGGAGTCCTGGAGGTGGCCGACGAGCAGCGAGTGCGCGGCGCGGTGGAGCGCCGATACCGACTGCGTCAGGACCGGGCGTCGATCGACCCCGACACGATCGAGTCGGCGTCACTCGACGATCACCGGCACGCGTTCGCCGCGGCGGCGGCCAGCCTGCTCGCCGAGTTCAACGCCTACCTCGACCGAGACCACGCCGACCCGGCGGCAGACCTCGTCGGCTACCGGCAGCATGCTGTCTGGCTCAGCCGAGCCGAACTCCTTGAGATGATCGGCGAACTGCGCGGCGCGATCGCGCCCCGGCTGGCGAACCAATCCACGCCCGACCGCGCGCAATACCTGCTCAGCCCGATTCTGTTCCCGATCGAGGAACCGTCCCCCGCCCCCGACGCCGGTTGA
- a CDS encoding alpha/beta hydrolase, translating to MTMGTDPAATAVAVVEMACEGRFADIERLFTPSLRALVGAEVLQAAWTAEMGRRGPVGTVGEPVSEPAQAGLVRVSVPVACEHAGLTVVVAVDHDGMLHDLRLTAITAPWTPPPYADPARFDEHDVTVGDGPLAVAGTVSLPHGPGPRAGVVLLGGGGPFDRDATSGANKPLKDLAWGLAGRGVAVLRFDKVTHTHSEQVANAAGFTMTDEYVPHAVAAVRLLQRQPGVDPARVFVLGHSMGGKVAPRVAAAEASVAGLVIMAGDTQPMHQAAIRVIRYLASLDPGPATEAAVEAFTRQAAMVAGPDLSPSTPTEALLFGWPAAYWLDLRGYDPVATAAALDKPMFILQGGRDYQVTVADDLSGWKAGLAHRPDVTIRVYDADNHLFFPGAGPSTPAEYEPPQHVDPAVVADIAEWLAPEHGKIA from the coding sequence ATGACGATGGGAACCGACCCGGCAGCGACCGCCGTCGCGGTTGTCGAGATGGCATGTGAGGGACGCTTCGCCGACATCGAACGGCTCTTCACGCCCTCGCTGCGAGCGTTGGTCGGCGCCGAGGTGTTGCAGGCCGCCTGGACAGCCGAGATGGGCAGGCGCGGACCGGTTGGCACTGTCGGGGAGCCGGTGAGCGAGCCGGCCCAGGCGGGGCTGGTCCGTGTGAGTGTCCCGGTGGCCTGCGAGCACGCGGGACTCACCGTGGTGGTGGCGGTTGACCACGACGGCATGCTGCACGATCTGCGGCTTACCGCTATCACCGCGCCCTGGACGCCTCCGCCGTACGCCGACCCGGCGAGGTTCGACGAGCACGACGTCACGGTCGGCGACGGCCCTCTCGCCGTGGCCGGCACGGTGAGCCTGCCGCATGGGCCCGGCCCGCGAGCGGGCGTCGTGTTGCTCGGCGGGGGCGGGCCCTTCGACCGCGACGCCACCAGCGGAGCCAACAAACCACTCAAGGACCTGGCCTGGGGGTTGGCCGGTCGCGGTGTCGCGGTGTTGCGGTTCGACAAGGTGACCCACACCCACAGCGAACAGGTGGCGAACGCAGCCGGCTTCACGATGACCGACGAGTACGTGCCGCACGCGGTCGCCGCCGTCCGGCTTCTCCAGCGGCAGCCGGGCGTGGACCCCGCCCGCGTCTTCGTTCTCGGCCACAGCATGGGCGGTAAGGTCGCGCCGCGTGTCGCGGCTGCCGAGGCGTCCGTCGCCGGTTTGGTGATCATGGCCGGCGATACGCAGCCGATGCACCAGGCCGCCATCCGCGTCATCCGTTACCTCGCCTCGCTGGATCCCGGACCGGCGACGGAGGCGGCCGTCGAGGCGTTCACGCGGCAGGCCGCGATGGTCGCCGGTCCCGACCTGTCACCGTCGACGCCGACCGAGGCGCTGCTGTTCGGCTGGCCGGCGGCGTACTGGCTGGATCTGCGCGGCTACGACCCGGTCGCCACCGCGGCGGCGCTGGACAAGCCGATGTTCATCCTCCAGGGCGGCCGCGACTATCAAGTGACGGTGGCCGACGATCTGTCAGGGTGGAAGGCCGGCCTCGCTCACCGGCCGGATGTCACGATCCGCGTCTACGACGCCGACAACCACCTGTTCTTTCCCGGCGCGGGTCCGTCCACGCCCGCGGAGTACGAACCCCCGCAACACGTGGACCCGGCCGTCGTCGCCGACATCGCGGAGTGGCTGGCGCCGGAGCACGGGAAGATCGCTTGA
- a CDS encoding cytochrome P450 — MTDAPRATVDPFAVTIRGVGEPHPARAALRAAGPIVRAEAPAGGPAWIVTDDALAREVFVHPRIVKDPACAPESWDPRTAGLEPTAAVQPSLTTFDGPAHERLRRAHAPLFTARRMRDYSERITAFARELLTELADTGETVDLMADFTTRFPLTVVCNVLGVPLDRTDQAIAACRGMFSDDPGEVGAAMAAFGELAAAALSDGRDGLAVELRDRVPDDITETQLHYLLFTLIYAGQLTTDPSLGFLLARVFEADRTAAEGTTTEEFVRETLRLHSPAPFSLWRFTSADIELAGVRLPARSPVLVDIQGINTDPGRSIGPDLTFGAGPHYCTGAQLAQLELSAVVKVLRADFPDACLAVPFAELRQTDLGGIQGSRLTALPVNLRG, encoded by the coding sequence ATGACCGACGCGCCCCGCGCCACCGTCGACCCGTTCGCCGTCACCATCCGCGGAGTCGGCGAACCCCACCCCGCTCGCGCCGCTCTGCGCGCCGCAGGTCCCATCGTCCGGGCCGAGGCCCCGGCCGGCGGCCCGGCGTGGATCGTCACCGACGACGCGCTGGCCCGGGAGGTCTTCGTCCACCCCCGCATTGTGAAGGACCCGGCCTGCGCGCCGGAGAGCTGGGACCCGCGGACCGCGGGTCTCGAACCGACTGCCGCCGTGCAACCCTCGCTCACCACCTTCGACGGCCCGGCGCACGAGCGGCTGCGCCGAGCACACGCCCCGCTCTTCACGGCCCGGCGGATGCGCGACTACTCCGAACGGATCACGGCGTTCGCCCGCGAGCTGCTCACCGAGCTCGCCGACACCGGTGAGACGGTGGATCTGATGGCCGACTTCACCACACGGTTCCCTCTCACCGTGGTCTGCAACGTGCTCGGCGTACCGCTCGACCGGACCGACCAGGCCATCGCGGCCTGCCGGGGCATGTTCAGCGACGACCCGGGGGAGGTGGGGGCGGCGATGGCCGCCTTCGGGGAACTGGCCGCCGCCGCGCTGAGCGACGGCCGGGACGGTCTCGCCGTCGAGCTGCGCGATCGGGTCCCCGACGACATCACCGAGACACAGCTGCACTACCTGCTCTTCACGCTGATCTACGCCGGACAGCTCACCACCGACCCGTCGCTGGGATTTCTGCTCGCGCGGGTCTTCGAGGCCGACCGCACCGCGGCGGAGGGGACCACGACCGAGGAGTTCGTCCGGGAGACGCTGCGCCTGCACTCGCCGGCCCCCTTCAGCCTCTGGCGGTTCACCTCGGCCGACATCGAGCTCGCCGGGGTGCGGCTCCCCGCTCGCTCGCCGGTGCTCGTCGACATCCAGGGCATCAACACCGATCCCGGCCGGTCGATCGGACCGGACCTCACCTTCGGCGCCGGCCCGCACTACTGCACCGGCGCTCAGCTCGCCCAGCTCGAGCTGAGCGCGGTCGTGAAGGTCCTGCGGGCCGACTTCCCCGACGCATGCCTCGCGGTGCCGTTCGCCGAGCTCCGGCAGACCGACCTCGGCGGCATACAGGGGAGCCGCTTGACCGCTCTGCCGGTGAATCTGCGGGGCTGA
- a CDS encoding MFS transporter has product MDTSSPPQPSDRGAQRGTTASPRLRGGATAAPLLSGRTAGIVLAAILVADFMELLDATIVSVAAPAIAEDLGAGVAALQWMLAGYTLAAGAGLITGGRIGDQFGRRRVFLLGLAAFMLASAGCGLAPDSGVLIGMRVAQGLAAGLMIPQVFGIIRASFEPGARAKALGAYGAVLGLASVAGPLLGGVLVEADLFGLGWRAIFWVNVPIAIIALIVGVRFMPESRVPGNARLDLAGAVLAAAAVVLLLLPLMQGRDWGWPWWGFLILALSVPVTALFLIRQRRLVARGGQPILDPGLLRVRAFAGGLSASLLFFGALGSFFLLLSLYLQLGTGRTALETGLVILPYAVGSIITSGIGVQFAHRALLVSGSLVLAASQVALLLIVRGGAEPSYWALAAPLFVGGLGLGLTAPSLINVVLAGVPAKDAGAAGGVLTTVGQVGNALGVAVLGVVFFTRLESSLTGGGTGLIAYGDALATILPWQVACYIGAAALMLLLPKRANASHE; this is encoded by the coding sequence ATGGATACGTCTTCCCCTCCCCAGCCCTCTGACCGGGGAGCACAGCGCGGCACGACCGCATCCCCCCGCCTCCGTGGCGGCGCGACGGCCGCGCCCCTCCTGTCCGGGCGCACGGCGGGCATCGTTCTGGCCGCGATCCTCGTCGCGGACTTCATGGAGCTCCTCGACGCCACGATCGTCAGCGTGGCGGCCCCGGCGATCGCCGAGGATCTGGGCGCCGGCGTGGCGGCCCTGCAGTGGATGCTGGCCGGGTACACGCTCGCCGCCGGAGCAGGCCTGATCACCGGCGGCCGCATCGGCGACCAGTTCGGACGCCGTCGCGTGTTCCTCCTCGGACTGGCCGCGTTCATGCTGGCCTCGGCCGGCTGCGGGCTGGCGCCGGACTCCGGCGTGCTGATCGGCATGCGGGTCGCCCAGGGCCTGGCAGCCGGACTGATGATCCCGCAGGTGTTCGGCATCATCCGCGCCTCGTTCGAGCCCGGCGCACGCGCGAAGGCGCTCGGCGCCTACGGCGCCGTGCTGGGCCTGGCCTCGGTGGCCGGACCGCTGCTCGGTGGAGTCCTGGTCGAAGCCGACCTCTTCGGCCTGGGCTGGCGGGCGATCTTCTGGGTCAACGTTCCGATCGCGATCATCGCTCTGATCGTGGGAGTCCGATTCATGCCCGAGTCCCGCGTGCCGGGCAACGCCCGGCTGGACCTGGCGGGCGCGGTCCTCGCCGCCGCCGCCGTGGTGCTCCTGCTCCTGCCCCTCATGCAAGGACGCGACTGGGGCTGGCCCTGGTGGGGCTTCCTCATCCTGGCGCTCTCGGTGCCGGTCACGGCCCTGTTCCTCATCCGGCAGCGGCGATTGGTCGCACGCGGCGGGCAGCCGATCCTCGATCCCGGCCTTCTGCGGGTACGGGCCTTCGCCGGAGGCCTGTCCGCCTCCCTGCTGTTCTTCGGAGCACTCGGCTCCTTCTTCCTGCTGCTGTCGCTCTACCTTCAGCTGGGCACTGGACGTACCGCGCTCGAAACCGGTCTGGTGATCCTGCCCTATGCCGTCGGCTCGATCATCACTTCCGGGATCGGTGTCCAGTTCGCCCACCGCGCTCTGCTCGTATCGGGCTCGCTGGTCCTGGCCGCGTCCCAGGTCGCTCTGCTTCTCATCGTCCGTGGCGGCGCCGAACCCTCCTACTGGGCACTCGCCGCGCCGCTGTTCGTAGGCGGCCTGGGGCTGGGACTCACCGCCCCGTCCCTGATCAACGTCGTTCTCGCCGGCGTGCCCGCCAAAGACGCCGGTGCCGCGGGCGGTGTCCTCACCACCGTCGGCCAGGTCGGCAACGCGCTCGGCGTCGCCGTACTCGGCGTCGTGTTCTTCACCCGGCTGGAAAGCTCCCTCACCGGCGGAGGCACCGGCCTCATCGCCTACGGCGACGCCCTGGCCACGATCCTGCCCTGGCAGGTCGCCTGCTACATCGGCGCGGCCGCACTCATGCTCCTGCTCCCCAAGCGCGCGAACGCCTCACACGAGTGA
- a CDS encoding MarR family winged helix-turn-helix transcriptional regulator: MEEPVLGDVAAQRERLAEGLRAYGASFTELGRRFAARLGVHSTDAFALLEIASAAESGVPLSPALLSRRISLSSGAMTALLNRLEQAGYVTRTRGHTDRRIVTLHSSAQVKELAEEFFAPVNERQDTILAQYPPELLHQLETVLAQLCSTLDAQLAPRQEDI, encoded by the coding sequence ATGGAGGAGCCGGTGCTCGGCGACGTCGCGGCGCAGCGCGAACGGCTGGCGGAAGGGCTCAGGGCCTACGGCGCGAGCTTCACCGAACTGGGCCGTCGCTTCGCAGCCCGGTTGGGGGTGCACTCCACCGACGCCTTCGCCCTGCTGGAGATCGCCTCCGCCGCGGAGAGCGGCGTCCCGCTCTCCCCCGCCCTCCTCAGCAGACGCATCTCACTGTCCTCGGGGGCCATGACCGCGCTGCTGAACCGCCTCGAACAGGCCGGGTACGTCACCCGCACCCGCGGACACACCGACCGGCGGATCGTCACCCTGCACAGCAGCGCGCAGGTCAAGGAGCTCGCCGAGGAGTTCTTCGCCCCCGTCAACGAACGCCAGGACACCATCTTGGCCCAGTACCCGCCCGAGCTGCTTCACCAGCTCGAGACCGTCCTGGCCCAACTGTGTTCCACCCTGGACGCCCAGCTCGCACCGCGACAGGAGGACATCTGA
- a CDS encoding helix-turn-helix domain-containing protein has product MSPAEMDAHAITVHLDRLLAERGMTLTELADRVGVTVVNLSILKNGRAKAVRFTTLTKICEVLDCQPGDLLGYHPGETR; this is encoded by the coding sequence ATGTCGCCCGCCGAGATGGACGCCCACGCCATTACCGTCCACCTCGACCGGCTCCTGGCCGAGCGCGGCATGACGCTCACCGAGCTGGCCGACCGGGTCGGGGTGACCGTGGTCAACCTGTCCATCCTGAAGAACGGCCGGGCCAAGGCCGTCCGGTTCACCACGCTGACCAAGATCTGCGAAGTGCTCGACTGCCAGCCAGGTGATCTGCTCGGCTATCACCCCGGGGAGACACGATGA
- a CDS encoding DUF2975 domain-containing protein: MATPHSAIGRVARQPAVFAALVLVTGVITGMVLCSRAGLFGLTFDSVVARSPNSYGIPLDHPAFTEMTRPGVMASAGDLRFIDGSPDTGQYLRQALTTFPGFVVTAGAFFLLWRLLWRARGGVYIPQAARQVRFLGWWLLVGGLLAPQIENFATMRLLDTLAVDEATYWVREIPLVVPLVGLGLLALAGVLRDGVRMRDDLEGTV; encoded by the coding sequence ATGGCAACACCGCACAGCGCGATCGGACGAGTGGCGCGCCAACCCGCGGTCTTCGCGGCCCTCGTCCTGGTGACCGGAGTGATCACCGGCATGGTGCTCTGCTCCCGGGCCGGCCTCTTCGGCCTGACCTTCGACTCCGTGGTGGCCCGGTCACCCAACAGCTACGGCATCCCTCTCGATCACCCGGCGTTCACGGAGATGACCCGGCCGGGCGTCATGGCCTCGGCGGGCGACCTGCGGTTCATCGACGGTTCCCCCGACACCGGCCAGTACCTCCGGCAGGCCCTGACCACCTTCCCCGGCTTCGTGGTGACCGCCGGCGCGTTCTTCCTGCTGTGGCGGCTGCTGTGGCGCGCCCGCGGCGGCGTCTACATTCCGCAGGCCGCGCGTCAGGTGCGTTTCTTGGGCTGGTGGCTGCTGGTCGGTGGTCTTCTGGCTCCCCAGATCGAGAACTTCGCGACGATGAGGCTGCTGGACACGCTGGCCGTGGACGAGGCCACCTATTGGGTGAGGGAGATCCCGCTGGTCGTCCCGCTCGTCGGGCTTGGACTGCTGGCGCTGGCGGGTGTCCTGCGCGACGGGGTGCGGATGCGCGACGACCTGGAAGGGACCGTCTGA
- a CDS encoding transcriptional regulator, with translation MKVTDKAEDGFEATIHAPNRLRICALLEAAEQVEFGLVRERLGVSDSVLSKHVSVLMDAGYVQQTKGVRDTRQRVWLSLTKSGRAAYRAHVAALRAIVGEAQE, from the coding sequence ATGAAGGTCACCGACAAGGCCGAGGACGGCTTCGAGGCCACGATCCACGCGCCGAACCGGCTGCGGATATGCGCGCTGCTGGAGGCGGCGGAGCAGGTCGAGTTCGGCCTGGTGCGGGAGCGGCTGGGGGTCAGCGACTCGGTGCTGAGCAAGCATGTCAGCGTACTGATGGACGCCGGATACGTGCAGCAGACCAAGGGCGTACGCGACACCCGGCAGCGCGTCTGGCTCTCGCTCACCAAGTCCGGCCGCGCGGCGTATCGCGCGCATGTCGCGGCCCTGCGCGCCATCGTCGGAGAAGCGCAGGAGTGA